A stretch of Maniola hyperantus chromosome 15, iAphHyp1.2, whole genome shotgun sequence DNA encodes these proteins:
- the LOC117988874 gene encoding 5-hydroxytryptamine receptor yields MAVTSVVLALIILATIVGNVFVIAAIIIERNLQNVANYLVASLAVADLMVACLVMPLGAVYEVSQGWILGPELCDMWTSSDVLCSSASILHLVAIATDRYWAVTNVDYIHIRNEKRIFTMIVLVWTAALVVSLAPQLGWKDPDYLARITQQQKCLVSQDLAYQIFATCSTFYVPLAVILILYWKIFQTARRRIRRRRDPPPPRPTSADGATPSGRPVQSARDRRFVKKRFLNLKKCNQRTRAEKLAAALLLTEGQSTSTVDTLDEEPRTTAFTINEKVAPSVSPEKSSSTVTNGSKQERAIVPGPSQREKKETLEAKRERKAAKTLAIITGAFVFCWLPFFIMALVMPICQTCVISDYLASFFLWLGYFNSTLNPVIYTIFSPDFRQAFARLLFGTHRRGRNKKF; encoded by the exons GTAATGTGTTCGTGATAGCAGCGATCATAATCGAGAGGAACCTGCAGAACGTCGCCAACTACCTGGTCGCATCGCTGGCGGTCGCTGACCTCATGGTCGCCTGCCTCGTCATGCCTCTCGGTGCTGTCTATGAG GTCAGTCAAGGATGGATCCTGGGACCCGAGCTTTGTGATATGTGGACTTCTAGTGACGTACTCTGCAGCTCCGCTTCTATTCTTCACCTCGTTGCTATTGCtactgatag GTATTGGGCTGTGACAAACGTCGACTACATTCACATAAGAAACGAGAAGAGAATATTCACAATGATCGTCCTCGTATGGACGGCTGCGCTCGTGGTCTCCCTAGCCCCACAGCTGGGCTGGAAAGACCCCGACTACCTGGCCAGGATAACCCAGCAACAGAAGTGCCTCGTTAGTCAAGACCTAGCGTACCAGATCTTCGCCACATGCTCCACTTTCTACGTTCCCCTAGCTGTCATACTCATCCTGTATTGGAAGATATTCCAAACGGCACGGAGACGTATAAGGAGAAGAAGGGATCCGCCTCCTCCAAGACCGACGTCAGCTGACGGTGCAACACCTTCAGGACGCCCAGTACAATCGGCAAGGGATAGACGATTCGTAAAGAAACGATTCCTGAATTTGAAGAAATGCAATCAACGAACTCGAGCTGAAAAATTAGCAGCAGCTCTTTTACTTACCGAGGGTCAGAGTACATCTACAGTAGATACTCTTGATGAAGAACCTCGCACAACAGCTTTTACGATCAATGAAAAGGTGGCACCATCAGTGTCGCCGGAGAAGTCTTCCTCGACTGTCACAAATGGATCGAAGCAGGAGCGAGCTATCGTACCAGGTCCCTCTCAGAGGGAAAAGAAGGAAACTTTAGAAGCGAAGAGGGAGAGGAAAGCGGCGAAAACGCTCGCTATAATCACTGGAGCATTCGTGTTTTGTTGGCTGCCGTTTTTCATAATGGCGTTGGTGATGCCGATCTGTCAGACTTGTGTGATCAGCGACTACCTCGCGAGCTTCTTCCTCTGGCTCGGCTACTTCAACTCTACCCTGAACCCTGTAATCTACACGATATTCAGCCCCGACTTTCGCCAAGCATTCGCACGGTTACTTTTCGGCACGCATCGGCGCGGCCGTAACAAAAAGTTCTAA